One genomic region from Gossypium hirsutum isolate 1008001.06 chromosome D13, Gossypium_hirsutum_v2.1, whole genome shotgun sequence encodes:
- the LOC107937948 gene encoding two-on-two hemoglobin-3 has product MQTLQEKASQWSGVDAADAFAIDDTNLFQKLGLQTFINLSTNFYTRVYDDEEEEWFRSIFSNSKKEEAIQNQYEFFVQRMGGPPLYSQRKGHPALIARHRPFPVTHQAAERWLYHMEKALESTPDIDADSRVKMMNFLRHTAFFLVAGDELKTQKQQIPCKHGASKSAES; this is encoded by the exons ATGCAGACACTGCAGGAAAAGGCTTCTCAATGGAGCGGTGTTGATGCTGCCGATGCCTTTGCCATTGACGACACTAATTTGTTCCAGAAATTGGGACTCCAAACTTTCATTAACCTTTCCACCAATTTTTACACTAG GGTGTATGATGATGAGGAAGAAGAGTGGTTTCGATCAATATTTTCCAATTCCAAGAAAGAAGAGGCCATTCAGAATCAGTATGAATTCTTTGTGCAACGAATGGGAGGGCCCCCTCTTTATTCTCAGAGGAAAG GTCATCCTGCATTAATTGCACGTCATAGACCATTTCCAGTCACACATCAAGCTGCAGAGAGATGGTTATATCATATGGAGAAGGCATTAGAGAGCACCCCAGACATTGATGCTGATTCAAGAGTCAAAATGATGAACTTTTTGAG GCACACTGCATTTTTTCTTGTGGCTGGAGATGAGTTGAAGACTCAAAAGCAACAAATCCCATGCAAACATGGGGCCAGCAAATCAGCTGAATCATAG
- the LOC107937962 gene encoding pectinesterase gives MSKKVIIAVVSIILVVGIVATAIATVYHKRGDNTDLHKKINIMSNFCLYTLYQESCWQTLNSVNSTDPKEFIAKAILAAEEATNKFFNYSDSLSIQVENNSLTKMALEDCKDMMNYAIDSFKASYSNVYDSELHNINVSINDLRTWLSAGISYQQSCLDGFEHNNNMKEIMQKGIIVASELTRNALTIVTNLQNILSKFDFQLNITNARKLLAIEKNNYPSWFTAKDRQLLTRIDNNNLKPNAIVAKNGNGQFNTIGAALVAAPKNSNVRHVIYIKVGIYNEYITVDKQCTNILMYGDGPRKTIVTGRKGVKDGGRITTWQTATFSAIGNGFIAKSMGFQNTAGPEKHQAVALRIQSDKSAFFNCRIDAYQDTLYNQVNRQFFRNCVISGTIDFIFGDSSTVIQNSLIIVRRPMDNQFNTVTAQGKDYIDENTGIVIQNCKIVPENKLFIDRFKFATYLGRPWKKFSTTVIMESKLGDFIRPEGWISFEGPNKNNYEETLYYAEYNNRGPGSNLNERVNWKGYHKINRTTAMKFTIQSFLSSKEN, from the exons ATGTCGAAGAAAGTGATTATAGCTGTGGTTTCAATCATTCTCGTGGTGGGAATCGTCGCTACCGCTATTGCTACAGTTTATCATAAACGTGGTGATAATACCGAtttgcataaaaaaattaacataatgtCTAACTTTTGTTTATATACTCTGTATCAAGAATCTTGTTGGCAAACTCTCAATTCTGTTAATAGCACTGATCCTAAAGAGTTCATTGCCAAAGCTATCTTGGCCGCTGAGGAAGCAACCAATAAGTTTTTCAACTATTCTGACTCCCTGAGTATTCAGGTTGAAAACAATAGCCTCACAAAGATGGCCTTGGAAGATTGTAAAGATATGATGAACTATGCAATTGATTCATTTAAGGCTTCATACTCCAATGTTTATGATAGTGAATTGCACAACATCAATGTCAGCATAAATGATCTTAGAACTTGGCTAAGCGCTGGTATATCATACCAACAATCATGCTTGGATGGTTTCGAACACAACAACAACATGAAAGAAATCATGCAAAAGGGTATTATTGTTGCTAGTGAACTCACAAGAAATGCTTTGACAATTGTGACAAATTTGCAGAATATTCTTTCCAAATTTGACTTCCAGCTTAATATTACTAACGCTCGCAAACTTCTTGCTATTGAAAAGAATAATTATCCTTCATGGTTCACAGCTAAAGATCGACAACTTTTGACTAGGATTGATAACAACAACTTGAAGCCAAATGCTATTGTGGCTAAAAATGGCAATGGCCAATTCAATACCATTGGTGCAGCTTTAGTTGCTGCTCCTAAAAACTCCAATGTCCGACATGTGATCTATATCAAGGTTGGAATTTATAATGAATACATCACCGTTGACAAACAATGCACCAATATCCTCATGTATGGTGACGGCCCAAGGAAAACTATTGTAACTGGTAGAAAGGGTGTCAAAGATGGTGGCAGAATTACCACTTGGCAAACTGCCACTTTCT CTGCTATTGGAAATGGGTTCATTGCCAAATCCATGGGATTCCAAAACACTGCTGGTCCTGAAAAGCACCAGGCTGTGGCTCTTCGCATTCAATCAGATAAGTCAGCCTTCTTCAATTGTAGGATTGATGCCTACCAAGACACCTTGTATAATCAAGTAAATCGCCAATTTTTTCGCAATTGTGTCATTTCTGGAACTATTGACTTCATATTTGGTGACTCCTCCACCGTCATCCAGAACTCATTGATCATTGTGAGGAGGCCAATGGATAATCAATTCAACACAGTGACAGCTCAAGGCAAGGACTACATTGATGAGAACACTGGTATCGTGATCCAAAATTGCAAGATTGTCCCTGAGAATAAACTATTCATCGATAGGTTCAAATTTGCAACATACTTGGGAAGGCCATGGAAGAAATTCTCTACAACTGTTATCATGGAGTCTAAATTGGGAGACTTCATTAGGCCTGAAGGATGGATAAGTTTTGAAGGACCTAACAAAAACAATTATGAAGAAACTCTTTACTATGCTGAGTACAACAACCGTGGCCCCGGTTCTAATCTTAATGAAAGGGTTAACTGGAAAGGTTACCACAAGATCAATAGGACAACTGCCATGAAATTCACTATTCAATCCTTCCTTTCGAGCAAAGAAAATTGA